A region of Theileria annulata chromosome 2, complete sequence, *** SEQUENCING IN PROGRESS *** DNA encodes the following proteins:
- a CDS encoding histidyl-trna synthetase, putative (chr2.C.cand.284 - PF00587 tRNA synthetase class II core domain (G, H, P, S and T)), giving the protein MPVLTHTALFVDSNTPKVRIDDFNDKIQDKEHYKELYSFKDKKGRNLSLRGDITPQFMNLLTSYYSNKKLQSQNIYKWYTIADCWRYERPGLGRRRNHQQWNADIVGKPFTSQVLLGISDIQVEVELISMLIHFFKSVGLSYEDVVISLNHRNTIPGILALLGFSNYSTDWIYQFSKTLDKCKKIPKDEFNELLLDLKFTPDQCSELDKIIENSKTVEELEGIFNPEDIRELKQLVDLLAEKGYSNWINIDLTIVRGNDYYTGLVFECFDRNQMHSRSIAGGGRYDNYFNNCDPRLTYSAGFGMGNIAIMDLIKQKGLNVKSEQLIDVLVFTPNSTSNNCEQKLETDSDQSLLCSKNQRMCLYNLMDLLRSNDLVKALKFGDNCMAKFVLMPLLRDGNEFIVLRDMKTGLQVKKYP; this is encoded by the exons ATGCCGGTTTTAACACATACCGCACTGTTCGTTGACAGTAACACACCAAAAGTGAGGATTGATGACTTTAATGATAAGATTCAGGACAAGGAGCattataaagaattatACAGCTTTAAGGATAAAAAGGGAAGAAACCTGTCCCTGAGAGGAGATATCACTCCACAATTTATGAACCTGTTAACATCGTACTACAGTAATAAAAAACTTCAATCGCAAAACATATATAAGTGGTATACAATCGCAGACTGCTGGCGCTATGAGCGTCCAGGGCTTGGAAGGAGGAGAAATCACCAACAATGGAACGCAGATATAGTTGGTAAGCCCTTTACTTCGCAAGTTCTTTTAGGAATCAGTGACATTCAAGTAGAAGTGgaattaatttcaatgCTGATCCacttttttaaatct GTTGGATTATCTTATGAAGATGTTGTAATATCGCTAAATCATAGAAATACTATACCTGGAATCTTAGCCTTATTAGgattttcaaattattccACAGATTGGATTTACCAGTTTTCCAAAACCTTGGATAAGTGTAAAAAGATTCCAAAGGACGAGTTCAACGAACTCTTACTTGATCTTAAATTCACTCCAGATCAATGTTCTGAGTTGGATAAAATCATTGAAAACTCAAAGACCGTAGAGGAACTTGAAGGAATATTTAACCCTGAAGATATTCGAGAATTAAA GCAATTGGTTGATTTATTGGCTGAGAAAGGATACTCTAATTGGATTAACATAGATTTAACAATT GTCAGGGGAAATGATTATTATACTGGTTTGGTGTTCGAGTGTTTTGATCGCAATCAGATGCATTCGAGGTCAATTGCAGGCGGTGGAAGATATgacaattattttaaca ACTGTGATCCGAGACTTACGTATTCCGCTGGGTTTGGGATGGGCAATATCGCAATTATGgatttaattaaacaaaa GGGTTTAAATGTGAAATCTGAGCAACTAATTGATGTACTGGTTTTTACACCAAATTCCACCTCTAACAACTGTGAACAAAAGTTAGAAACTGACAGTGATCAGAGCTTACTCTGTTCTAAGAATCAGAGAATGTGTTTATATAACCTTATGGACTTGTTAAGGAGTAACGAC TTGGTTAAGGCTCTTAAGTTTGGTGACAATTGCATGGCTAAATTTGTTCTCATGCCTCTTTTACGTGACGGGAACGAATTCATTGTTCTCAGGGATATGAAGACTGGACTACAGGTTAAAAAGTACCCATAA
- a CDS encoding uncharacterized protein (chr2.cand.231 - hypothetical protein) yields the protein MEDNFGAFYTPVLKGVDGNYESFLPQSMLNELPYTGFYNDQTMTTDNVSTSGAFQSGNSNMSRQTTLKQPFSPQVLSQQNSFVPLFPQTPYSRGLNLFKRTNSSQYRRNSSPFGRSRYIKRNLSNSTSKSNQSNGFQNPIFDTVNYFNSIPFNSLNNMNQLNNMNQLNVKEMGSYQYSNASTNVSRINSVNEMSRNGVNNSIRNSFKLRPRKSKRNPNVQKGSPLNRAFNKVLTQGFSSINSNFGTSNSDSENFDVNDAVKFFEGLVMFVLGILRTIFGELRSDVIMGMFDGEDPDYNAARSYYYSNMDEKFKCSGLTQRIDYTEAIENEYKRKKTVVELRVEEAPEYVNPHNTDFMNMTEKEFEEFLLSQAFPNNPLSVYY from the exons ATGGAAGATAATTTCGGAGCCTTTTACACCCCAGTGTTAAAAGGCGTTGACGGGAATTATGAAAGTTTTCTACCTCAAAGTATGCTGAACGAGCTTCCGTACACTGGATTTTACAACGACCAGACTATGACAACTGATAATGTGTCAACTTCAGGAGCCTTCCAGTCAGGAAACTCAAACATGAGCAGGCAAACAACCTTGAAACAGCCGTTTTCACCACAAGTTTTGAGCCAACAAAATTCGTTTGTTCCTCTTTTCCCTCAAACTCCATATTCAAGAGGACTAAACCTGTTCAAACGCACTAACTCGTCTCAATATAGGCGTAATTCTAGTCCATTTGGGAGGTCAAGGTACATTAAAAGAAATCTTAGTAACAGTACTTCAAAGTCTAACCAGTCAAATGGATTTCAGAATCCCATTTTTGACACAGTTAATTACTTTAACTCAATACCTTTTAACAGTCTTAATAACATGAACCAATTGAATAACATGAATCAATTGAATGTTAAAGAAATGGGTTCATATCAGTATAGTAATGCTTCAACTAATGTTTCAAGGATTAACAGTGTGAATGAGATGAGTCGGAACGGAGTAAATAATTCGATTAGAAATTCATTTAAACTAAGGCCTAGAAAATCAAAAAGAAACCCAAACGTACaaaag GGATCTCCATTAAACAGAGCTTTTAACAAGGTTTTAACACAAGGATTTAGCTCAATCAACAGTAATTTTGGGACTAGTAACAGTGACAGTGAAAATTTTGATGTTAATGACGCTGTAAAATTCTTCGAAGGACTGGTTATGTTTGTTTTGGGCATTTTGAGGACAATTTTCGGTGAGTTGAGGTCAGACGTGATAATGGGAATGTTTGACGGTGAAGACCCAGACTACAACGCAGCACGGTCCTATTACTATTCAAACATGGACGAGAAGTTCAAGTGTTCAGGACTCACACAGAGGATTGATTACACAGAAGCTATTGAAAACGAGTACAAAAGGAAGAAAACCGTAGTTGAATTGAGAGTTGAAGAAGCTCCAGAGTATGTAAACCCTCATAACACCGACTTCATGAACATGACGGAAAAGGAATTTGAAGAATTCCTACTCAGCCAAGCTTTCCCAAACAATCCTCTCTCGGTATACTATTAA
- a CDS encoding uncharacterized protein (chr2.cand.232 - hypothetical protein, conserved, PF00899 ThiF family) yields MSSLKDDPSSRLKALEKMGVVENFDIIHSCTVAIVGVGGVGAVVAEMLTRCGIGKLILFDYDDIELANMNRLFYTPKQLGLPKVEAAKETLNVINNNVLIEPINCNICRDYELFYDKIVHGSLTGSQVDLVLSCVDNYAARVTINKACCKADQVWMNSGVSENATSGQIQTCVPGVTACFLCAPPYIVATKGDESKIKRADVCTASLPTTMGVVAGLLAHNALKYLLKFGEVTNFLSYNSLQEFFPTYSLSYTPDCSEKYCVQRQLEKVEHIKSNNQLNECNNCEETKGEVIHPDNEFEIQVMDAKSFEEVEPTTPEPDSNHVKSNLSLTELRKQLMFASVTKNS; encoded by the exons ATGTCTAGTTTAAAGGATGACCCATCGTCAAGGCTGAAGGCCTTGGAAAAGATGGGCGTCGTCGAAAATTTCGACATAATCCACTCGTGTACAGTTGCCATTGTAGGAGTAGGAGGAGTTGGAGCAGTGGTTGCCGAAATGCTCACGAGGTGCGGAATAGGTAAACTGATCCTCTTCGACTACGACGATATCGAACTCGCGAACATGAATCGGTTATTTTATACTCCAAAACAACTTGGATTGCCCAAAGTCGAG GCTGCAAAGGAGACTCTGAACGTAATCAACAATAACGTGTTGATAGAGCCCATAAACTGTAATATATGTAGAGATTACGAGTTGTTTTATGACAAAATCGTACACGGAAGTTTGACCGGATCCCAAGTTGACCTAGTTCTCAGCTGTGTTGATAACTACGCAGCCAGAGTAACTATTAATAAGGCGTGCTGCAAAGCTGATCAGGTTTGGATGAATTCTGGAGTTTCTGAAAACGCAACTAGTGGCCAGATACAAACTTGTGTCCCAGGAGTTACGGCATGTTTTCTATGCGCTCCGCCATATATTGTTGCCACCAAAGGTGATGAAAGTAAGATAAAGAGGGCCGACGTTTGTACGGCAAGTCTCCCAACTACAATGGGAGTGGTCGCCGGTTTACTTGCACACAACGCCTTGAAATATTTGTTGAAGTTTGGAGAAGTTACGAACTTTCTCTCCTACAATTCACTTCAGGAATTCTTCCCAACGTATTCGCTCTCGTACACACCTGATTGTTCAGAGAAGTACTGCGTCCAGAGGCAACTGGAGAAGGTCGAACATATAAAATCCAACAACCAACTAAACGAGTGTAACAACTGTGAGGAAACGAAAGGAGAAGTGATTCACCCAGATAACGAGTTTGAGATTCAAGTAATGGATGCAAAGTCATTTGAGGAAGTCGAGCCTACTACCCCTGAACCAGATTCTAATCACGTTAAAAGTAATCTTTCATTAACTGAGTTGAGAAAACAACTGATGTTCGCTTCTGTAACTAAAAACTCATAA